The Pyxidicoccus sp. MSG2 DNA segment CATGGCCTTCGTGGTGGACGGCTTCAAGGTGGCCCGCAGTTATCCGGAGTACATGCAGAAGTGCCTCGACACGATTCTGGACCCGCGTCCGGAGATGCGTGCGCAGGTGAAGCGCTACTATTTCCATCAGCCGAACAAGCGGGTGATGGACGCCTTCGTGGACCGGGCCGGCCTGCCCCCCGAGGCGGTGGCGTGCAACGTGGACCGGTACGGAAACACTTCCGCGGCGGGGATGCTCATCCTGATGGCGGAGGACCTGGAAGCGGGGCGGGTGAAGCTGGGCGGTGGTGACCTGGTGGTGGTGGCGGCGGTGGGAGCGAACATTCACTACGGCGCGCAATTGGTGAGGCTATGAGCGACAAGGGCAGACCCGTCGAAGGGCTCGATGCGAGCGTCTCCAAGGACCTGGAGACGCGGCTGGCGATGGCCACGAAGGACGACACGGCGCGCGGGCTGTTCTTCAACGGCGTGGTGGCGGCGGTGAAGGTGCTGGGCGGCGATGCGGCGGTGGAGCGCTGCCTGGCGGCGAGCGGGGAGAAGAAGTTCATCGACTTCTTCAACTACCCGGTGGCGGCGTTCCTGCGGCTGGCCTTCTCGGCGGCGCACCTGATGGGGCCGAAGTACGGCGGCTTCAACGGGGCGCTGCGGCGCATGGGCGTGGTGGCGACGCAGGACTTCCTGTCGTCGGCGGCGGGCAAGACGCTGTTGCTGCTGGCGTCGGACAGCCCGAAGCGACTGGTGGGCAACCTGCACGCGGGCTACCGGGCGGCGGTGAGCTACGGCGAGCGCGGGGTGAACTGGACGGGAGACAAGTCGGGCGTCTTCTTCATGAAGCGAGACTTCATGCCGCCGGCCTACCACGAGGGCACGCTGCAGGCGGCCATCGAGGCGGTGGGCGGCAAGCAGGTGGAGGTCCACGGCCGGCAGACGGGGCCGCTGGACACCGAGTACACGCTGTCCTGGCAGTAGCGGCCCGCGAGGGTGCGCGGCTCCCGCCCTTCACGGGGCGGAAGGTGGGAAGGGCCTGCCCGGAGAGGTAGGGCGGCCCGGTGCTTCGAGGCTTCACGTCCCTCGTCCCCGAGAAGGGGAGGGGCGGGCGCACGGGAGAGGTGTGTCCGTGCGCTGGAGGTGTCGCGCCAGGCGACTGAAACAACCCCGCGGTCCGGATGGAGAGCTCCATGTCGCGTATGCAGGGTGGTGCAGTGGTGGTGCTGGGAATGCTGGCGCTGGTGTCGGTGGCTTCCGAGGCCCAGGCCGGCGAGGTGGTGTACCAGTTCCGCACGGAGGAGGACCCGGCGTCGCCTCCGGACCTGGCGGTGTGCGCGG contains these protein-coding regions:
- a CDS encoding DUF2378 family protein, with translation MSDKGRPVEGLDASVSKDLETRLAMATKDDTARGLFFNGVVAAVKVLGGDAAVERCLAASGEKKFIDFFNYPVAAFLRLAFSAAHLMGPKYGGFNGALRRMGVVATQDFLSSAAGKTLLLLASDSPKRLVGNLHAGYRAAVSYGERGVNWTGDKSGVFFMKRDFMPPAYHEGTLQAAIEAVGGKQVEVHGRQTGPLDTEYTLSWQ